In Candidatus Gracilibacteria bacterium, one DNA window encodes the following:
- a CDS encoding prepilin-type N-terminal cleavage/methylation domain-containing protein gives MKKGFTLIEILVVVTIIVLMTATAVVTYSAFLKQSRDAKRKADLEQIRAALEMYRSNNDAYYPGTMTGDCPNAVYDIYTTPIKYIESMPLDPKSGTGYYYRCNISTGDYTLGTYLENGSGSCLGTCKTGVQCNYCVGPYGQTYPGKNPKDLH, from the coding sequence ATGAAAAAAGGCTTTACGTTAATCGAAATTCTAGTTGTTGTGACTATTATCGTTCTTATGACGGCTACGGCTGTCGTTACTTATTCGGCATTTCTAAAACAGTCACGCGATGCAAAAAGAAAGGCGGACCTTGAACAAATAAGAGCGGCTTTAGAAATGTATAGAAGCAATAACGACGCTTATTATCCAGGAACAATGACAGGAGATTGTCCAAATGCGGTTTATGATATCTATACTACTCCGATTAAATATATCGAAAGTATGCCTTTAGATCCAAAATCCGGCACAGGTTATTACTATAGATGTAATATCTCAACAGGCGATTATACTTTAGGGACTTATTTGGAAAATGGCTCAGGAAGCTGTCTTGGCACTTGTAAAACAGGCGTGCAATGCAACTATTGTGTAGGCCCCTACGGACAAACATATCCATGAAAAAATCCAAAGGATTTACATTAA
- a CDS encoding prepilin-type N-terminal cleavage/methylation domain-containing protein: MKKSKGFTLIEILVVTTITLIFLGVGLVQYNTYTEQAKLKNEGKKLVDVLELAKKKALSADLQDKNCINFTGYRVTISPPSTYSFKFCCAPTCTVVQSYTIPTSNITITAGADDYDFSPLMTSPIFVSDTISLRNSAISKTINISISPIGVIELDETLLGKNLFPS, from the coding sequence ATGAAAAAATCCAAAGGATTTACATTAATTGAAATCCTCGTTGTCACTACTATTACCCTTATTTTTCTTGGAGTTGGCCTAGTTCAATATAATACCTATACCGAGCAAGCAAAATTAAAAAATGAAGGAAAAAAATTAGTTGACGTTCTTGAACTGGCCAAAAAAAAGGCACTTTCCGCCGACCTTCAAGATAAAAACTGCATCAACTTTACCGGTTATCGAGTAACAATTTCTCCTCCCAGTACCTATTCATTTAAGTTCTGTTGTGCTCCAACTTGTACTGTTGTTCAAAGTTATACTATACCAACAAGCAATATAACTATTACCGCCGGAGCAGATGATTATGATTTTTCACCATTAATGACCAGTCCAATTTTTGTTTCTGATACGATTAGTCTCAGAAATTCTGCTATCAGTAAGACTATAAACATATCAATTTCCCCAATAGGAGTCATTGAATTAGATGAAACGTTGCTATGAAAAAATCTTTTTCCCTCATAG
- a CDS encoding type II secretion system protein has protein sequence MKKSFTLIETIVVIAVIGLTLPVLFATILTLMRQQIKIYRLSQVKREGDYIINLMENTIRNRAVTVHSGQPTDNNLVCQDGDYTPPSGALYFLDEDKQWFGYLFENNSIASKSADLDNPPDILTFPLTSSKILVDNTFSISCSRTSAYLPVSILLDFDICYYTGAGICTSSRPEEITSLHYQMRVKLRNY, from the coding sequence ATGAAAAAATCTTTTACTCTTATCGAAACTATCGTTGTTATTGCTGTCATTGGTTTGACCTTGCCGGTTTTGTTTGCAACTATTTTAACTTTAATGAGACAACAGATAAAAATTTACCGGTTGAGTCAGGTTAAAAGAGAAGGGGATTATATCATTAATTTGATGGAAAATACGATAAGAAATAGAGCCGTTACCGTTCACTCCGGACAACCAACTGACAACAATCTTGTTTGCCAAGATGGAGATTATACTCCACCAAGTGGAGCATTGTACTTTCTTGACGAAGATAAGCAATGGTTTGGCTATTTATTTGAAAACAATTCAATTGCTTCAAAATCAGCAGACTTAGACAATCCTCCTGATATTTTAACATTTCCTTTAACTTCAAGCAAAATTTTAGTCGATAATACTTTCTCTATTTCCTGCTCAAGAACATCTGCCTATTTACCCGTATCGATTTTACTTGATTTTGATATCTGTTATTATACGGGGGCCGGAATCTGTACATCATCTCGGCCCGAAGAAATTACCTCGCTTCATTATCAAATGAGAGTTAAATTGAGAAATTATTAA